A genomic window from Deferribacterota bacterium includes:
- a CDS encoding aldehyde dehydrogenase family protein — MIQENNMYINGEFVNNKNYINVENPYTHEIIAKISEADSKDIKNCLKHARNAQKEWEKTSLQDRKTILNEIADIITNNLKKLAEIETKEIGKPLKESLLVDIPLANSVFKYYASILEDLSSPIYINNNEINIIQYHPYGVVGIFLPYNVPMMIFAFNVASALAAGNAVIVKPSELGSLSILELAKHLNNLDLPKGLINIITGKGETTGALLASSDIDIISYTGSTKNFTQMYKNLNKPKKIINETSGINIALVFSDSQIDEAAENIIAASFMKQGQMCINTSICLIEDEIYDSFVRTLVEKTKKIKLGDPLSPLTGMGPLRSKKQLDDTIEQVKSLINKGGKIIIGGNSPGEKSSGYFYSPTIIEVNEIIYEELFNPLLMIKSFKRDEIQGYLENNPTGLVLQIWTKNIEYAKDIAFSAKYGNIWINSFAQMSQTTPFGGFKESGWGRVLGKWGLFEFLQPKNIGITFGKSKVSGWFG, encoded by the coding sequence AATTGTTTAAAACATGCTAGAAACGCCCAAAAAGAATGGGAAAAAACATCTCTACAAGATAGAAAAACTATATTAAATGAAATTGCCGATATAATAACAAATAACCTAAAAAAATTAGCAGAGATTGAAACAAAAGAAATTGGAAAACCCTTAAAAGAAAGCCTTTTAGTAGATATTCCCCTAGCAAACAGTGTCTTTAAATACTATGCATCAATTTTAGAGGATCTAAGCTCACCCATCTATATAAATAATAATGAAATTAACATAATTCAATATCACCCTTATGGTGTTGTTGGTATATTCTTACCATACAATGTTCCAATGATGATTTTTGCTTTTAATGTAGCTAGTGCCCTAGCAGCTGGTAATGCTGTCATTGTTAAGCCTTCTGAGTTAGGAAGCCTATCAATTTTAGAGCTTGCAAAGCACCTAAACAATTTAGACCTCCCAAAAGGACTTATTAATATAATAACCGGCAAAGGGGAAACAACAGGTGCACTATTAGCTTCATCTGATATTGATATAATATCATATACTGGTTCAACTAAAAATTTTACTCAAATGTATAAGAATTTAAATAAACCTAAAAAAATAATAAATGAAACAAGCGGAATAAATATAGCCCTTGTTTTTTCAGATTCTCAAATAGATGAAGCAGCAGAAAATATTATAGCAGCCTCTTTCATGAAACAGGGACAAATGTGTATAAATACAAGTATTTGTTTAATAGAGGATGAAATATACGATTCTTTTGTGAGGACACTTGTAGAAAAAACAAAAAAGATTAAACTAGGCGACCCCCTTTCTCCATTAACAGGAATGGGGCCATTAAGATCTAAAAAACAACTAGATGATACAATTGAACAAGTTAAAAGCTTAATAAATAAAGGTGGTAAAATTATTATTGGCGGAAATTCACCAGGAGAGAAATCTAGCGGTTATTTTTACAGCCCTACAATTATCGAAGTAAATGAGATTATCTACGAAGAGCTTTTTAACCCTCTATTAATGATAAAATCTTTTAAAAGGGATGAAATACAGGGATATCTAGAAAATAATCCAACAGGTCTAGTACTTCAAATCTGGACAAAAAATATTGAGTACGCTAAAGACATAGCTTTTTCAGCTAAATATGGTAATATTTGGATAAATTCCTTTGCTCAAATGTCTCAGACAACACCCTTTGGTGGTTTTAAGGAAAGTGGTTGGGGAAGGGTGCTTGGTAAATGGGGTCTGTTTGAGTTTTTACAACCTAAAAATATTGGTATAACCTTTGGCAAATCTAAAGTCTCTGGTTGGTTTGGCTAA
- a CDS encoding beta-N-acetylhexosaminidase, which yields MFINKLYILIIFLIFGLNLTGYCEVAIIPQPRSIKYTNKSFEFNENTKIIYKDIDKDVAQYASSILSRSTGYPLQLSGEGKQLDNCLIFKKINDSNLGKEGYRLDVYNNYIMVSANTDNGLFYGFQSLLQLLPAKVYSSNVQNSVRWIVPGVNIVDKPHFKWRAMHLDVSRHFMPIEFVKKFIDLLAIHKFNRFHWHLTDDQGWRIEIKKYPRLTEVGAWRDGTLIGLNTQPESEKKYDGIVHGGYYTQDEIKEVVQYARKRHIDIMPEIEMPGHAQAAIASYPELGCTGKNPGVKKDWGGSKYIFCADENTINFIENVLDEVLELFPSKYIHVGGDEVSTGHWVNGERVKVTMERYNLKDMYEVYGWFMGRINRYLKSNKRTMVAWDEIIEGGIPDEAVVMSWRGNTGAIQAANMGFYTVNADSNYTYFDKYQSESGSEPLAIGGLITLEDVFNFNPVPSELSFNNRKFILGAQGQLWTEYMPNPDHVEYMAFPRECALSEVLWTYKNTNFDNFENRLRNHLKRLDTLNVNYRRPN from the coding sequence ATGTTTATAAATAAGCTATATATTTTAATAATTTTTTTAATCTTTGGGTTAAATTTAACAGGGTATTGTGAAGTGGCTATAATACCACAGCCAAGAAGTATTAAATATACTAATAAAAGTTTTGAGTTTAATGAAAATACAAAAATTATATATAAAGATATAGATAAGGATGTAGCACAATATGCCTCATCAATATTGTCCAGATCTACTGGTTATCCATTACAATTAAGTGGTGAAGGCAAGCAATTAGATAATTGTTTAATATTTAAAAAAATAAATGATAGTAATTTGGGTAAAGAGGGATATAGGTTAGATGTCTATAATAATTACATTATGGTCTCTGCAAATACTGATAACGGTTTATTTTATGGATTTCAATCACTGCTTCAGTTATTGCCGGCAAAAGTATACTCTAGTAATGTGCAAAATAGTGTTCGTTGGATTGTCCCAGGGGTAAATATTGTTGATAAGCCACATTTTAAATGGCGCGCAATGCATCTTGATGTTAGTAGACATTTTATGCCCATTGAATTTGTGAAAAAGTTTATTGATCTATTGGCAATTCATAAATTTAATAGGTTTCACTGGCATCTAACAGATGATCAGGGTTGGAGGATTGAGATTAAGAAATACCCTAGATTAACTGAAGTTGGTGCATGGAGGGATGGCACCCTTATAGGTTTAAATACTCAGCCTGAAAGTGAGAAAAAGTATGATGGAATAGTGCATGGTGGCTATTATACACAAGATGAGATAAAGGAGGTAGTGCAATATGCAAGAAAGAGGCATATAGATATCATGCCTGAGATTGAAATGCCAGGGCATGCTCAAGCAGCAATAGCTTCATATCCTGAATTAGGATGCACAGGTAAAAATCCAGGTGTTAAGAAGGATTGGGGAGGTAGTAAATATATATTTTGTGCAGATGAAAACACTATAAATTTTATAGAAAATGTACTAGATGAGGTTTTAGAGCTATTCCCTAGCAAATATATACATGTTGGTGGTGATGAGGTTTCAACTGGTCATTGGGTTAATGGTGAGCGTGTAAAAGTTACTATGGAGAGATATAATCTTAAAGATATGTATGAGGTGTATGGTTGGTTTATGGGGCGTATTAATAGGTATTTGAAATCAAATAAAAGAACTATGGTAGCTTGGGATGAGATTATTGAGGGTGGTATACCTGATGAAGCTGTTGTTATGTCTTGGAGAGGAAATACAGGTGCAATACAGGCGGCAAATATGGGTTTTTACACTGTTAATGCAGATAGTAACTATACCTATTTTGATAAATATCAATCAGAATCAGGTAGTGAACCACTGGCAATTGGGGGCTTAATTACTCTGGAGGATGTTTTTAATTTTAATCCAGTTCCAAGTGAATTAAGTTTTAACAATAGAAAGTTTATATTAGGTGCACAAGGCCAACTTTGGACTGAATATATGCCAAACCCAGATCACGTTGAATATATGGCTTTTCCAAGGGAGTGTGCTTTATCTGAGGTTTTATGGACTTACAAAAATACAAATTTTGATAATTTTGAAAATAGATTAAGGAATCATTTAAAAAGACTAGATACTTTAAATGTTAATTACAGAAGACCTAATTGA
- a CDS encoding SIS domain-containing protein produces MKKMINEIKEIPYVIERQLREYRSLIMNIVDKIKQSDFKFITVLGRGSSDNIGLFLKYLFEINMGIPVIQATPSVITLYKSKLNLKESLLITISQSGQSSDLYKFVEFANDLGATTITITNDQNSPIANISNYLIPMFAGSEKAVAATKTFVASSFASLYLNYTMRADNKHIEKLYSLPDVISDVIEMKIDDSFIELTKIKNAYVIGRGYLLPFALEAALKLKEVCNIHGEGYSASELLHGPLALIGKDFPIIYFCVDDATKEQTKKTIEYVNKIKPLAYMLTTSRDSFQVDEKYSHILKSVNEPEVDPLILITFFYRIVYKIAVEKGLDPDNPPFITKVTNTL; encoded by the coding sequence ATGAAAAAAATGATAAATGAAATTAAGGAGATACCCTATGTTATTGAGAGGCAATTAAGAGAATATAGAAGTCTAATTATGAATATTGTAGATAAAATAAAGCAAAGTGATTTTAAGTTTATCACTGTTTTAGGAAGGGGAAGCTCTGATAATATTGGTTTATTCTTAAAATATCTCTTTGAAATAAATATGGGAATCCCTGTTATTCAGGCAACTCCATCAGTTATTACATTGTATAAAAGTAAATTAAATCTAAAGGAGTCATTACTTATAACTATATCCCAATCTGGGCAAAGTAGTGATCTATATAAGTTTGTGGAGTTTGCTAATGATTTAGGGGCAACAACAATTACTATAACAAATGATCAAAATTCCCCAATTGCTAATATATCTAATTATTTAATACCTATGTTTGCAGGTAGTGAAAAAGCTGTAGCAGCAACAAAAACCTTTGTGGCCTCATCATTTGCTTCTCTATATTTAAACTATACCATGAGAGCTGACAATAAACATATTGAAAAATTATACAGCCTTCCTGATGTAATAAGTGATGTAATAGAAATGAAAATAGATGATTCTTTTATTGAATTAACTAAAATCAAAAATGCCTATGTTATTGGAAGAGGGTATTTACTCCCCTTTGCACTAGAGGCAGCACTTAAGCTAAAAGAGGTATGTAATATACATGGAGAAGGGTATTCTGCGAGTGAATTACTTCATGGTCCACTAGCTTTAATTGGCAAAGACTTTCCTATTATCTATTTTTGTGTGGATGATGCTACAAAAGAACAAACTAAAAAAACTATTGAATATGTTAATAAAATAAAACCTTTAGCTTACATGCTGACTACTTCAAGGGATTCTTTTCAGGTTGATGAAAAATACTCGCATATATTAAAGAGTGTAAATGAGCCTGAAGTTGACCCGTTGATATTAATTACATTTTTCTACAGAATAGTTTATAAAATTGCAGTTGAAAAAGGGTTAGATCCTGATAATCCACCTTTTATAACAAAAGTTACAAATACGTTATAG
- a CDS encoding BadF/BadG/BcrA/BcrD ATPase family protein, with amino-acid sequence MNSIFIGIDGGASKTDLLIEDEDGRELFYTQTGPSNISLSPDSAWKEILKGINIFFLQYKLDVDSLNIYAGMGLAGLENRHALKAFLRNAHNFPFKKLIVESDAYTACLGAHLGKDGIAVIVGTGSVAVAICKGKTYRVGGWGFLVSDEGSGAWIGLTAIKKFLYYYDGRINYSPLFDALFKCFDERVENIVSWSERAKSTDYAKFAKLVVEQANKSEPIALSILFDAANKINLLIEDLDKKIGANSLDIALIGSIAPFLKGFISDNYKNRLINPKSPPVKGAIYMIRDSLNKGWCL; translated from the coding sequence ATGAATAGTATATTTATAGGTATAGATGGTGGAGCTAGTAAGACAGATTTATTAATAGAGGATGAAGATGGCAGAGAATTATTTTATACTCAAACAGGTCCCTCTAATATAAGTTTGTCTCCTGATAGTGCTTGGAAGGAGATTCTAAAAGGTATAAATATATTTTTTTTACAATATAAATTAGATGTGGATAGTTTAAACATTTATGCCGGTATGGGGCTAGCAGGTCTAGAGAATAGGCATGCTCTCAAAGCTTTTCTTAGAAATGCCCATAATTTTCCCTTTAAAAAATTAATTGTCGAATCTGATGCATATACAGCCTGCCTAGGAGCACATTTAGGTAAAGATGGTATTGCAGTTATTGTAGGAACAGGGTCAGTTGCAGTTGCCATTTGCAAAGGAAAAACATATAGAGTAGGGGGATGGGGTTTCCTGGTTAGTGATGAAGGTTCAGGCGCCTGGATAGGGCTTACTGCTATAAAAAAGTTTTTATACTATTATGATGGAAGGATTAATTATTCACCACTATTTGATGCTTTGTTCAAATGTTTTGATGAAAGGGTAGAAAATATTGTATCGTGGAGTGAGCGTGCTAAATCTACTGATTATGCTAAGTTTGCTAAATTAGTTGTAGAACAAGCAAATAAGAGTGAGCCTATAGCTTTAAGTATTTTATTTGATGCGGCAAATAAAATAAATTTGCTAATTGAAGATTTAGATAAAAAAATTGGGGCAAACTCCCTAGATATTGCATTAATTGGTAGTATAGCCCCTTTTTTAAAAGGCTTTATAAGTGATAATTATAAAAATAGATTAATTAACCCAAAGAGCCCACCAGTAAAGGGTGCTATATATATGATAAGGGATAGTTTAAATAAAGGGTGGTGTTTATGA